The Lutra lutra chromosome 1, mLutLut1.2, whole genome shotgun sequence genomic sequence gtcACTGCATGTTGGGTATCAGGCAGAGGATTAAAAACCCTATCGTCCTCACAAGTATTATACCTCGTGGGAAAGGCTGGAAGAGCCTCGGGTTGGCTATTTCCTTCCTCCCAGGTCAGAAAGGCTATGGGAGAATCCCAGTCAGTGACGCTCTGATGAAATAGATTGTTTTGAAgtcaggcctttttttttttttttttttttttttttcattttgttttgttaagatgtttttattcatttatttgacagcacaaacAGGGgtagcagtagagggagagggagaagcaggcttccctgcagaTCAGGGATCCTCATTTGGGGCTgtatcccagaaccttgggatcatgatctgagccgaaggcagacactcaacaactgagccaccgaggcgcccagAAGTCAGGCCTTGTTAAGAAGCCTAGAATATTCccgacatatttttatttttatttatttattttattttattttattttatttttttttttaaagattttatttattgatttcacagagagagatcacaagtagacagagagtcaggcagagagagagagagggaagcaggctccctgctgagcagagagcccgatgcgggactcgatcccaggaccctgagatcatgacctgagccgaaggcagtggcttaacccactgagccacccaggcgccctatttatttattttaaaaaatatttttaaaagtaggcagagaggcaggcaggcagagagggagaagcagactccctgctgagcatagagccatatgtggggcttgatcccaggaccctgagatcatgacctgagccgaaggccgaagcttaacccactgagccacccagatgccccttcctgacatatttttaaatgtctactttttgtctctagtTTTGGAGACAGTGCTTTACCATGGTTCCTCAGTTCTGTGATGAAAGAGTTGTCGATTTCAGGTTTTTTGGCTTTTGTCTTCTGAGGACTAGAAGCCAGCTTCTAAGACATGTCCAGCCAGAGACCAGAAGGCTGTGACTCCTCTTCTGATATTTGACCGCTGACAGCTTTCGACCCTCATTTCTCCTTCCCCCGCTTTGTGCCCCACATCTGTACAAGGGACCAAACAGCCTGGGTGCTCCTTCCTTTGGTTTTGGCAAACGATTCAATCCACGCCGTGCCCCTGTCCCCCAGCTCCAACCCTAGCCCACCCCAACCCAGGCCAGGCTGCTTTCCTTGCTCTCTCCCCACATTTCCTACCTGCTTAAGAGGCCTGTCCTGTGATGCCCTCCCTGGACATTTGCATTATGGAAGGAAgaaacactttctttctttctttctttcttttttttaagatttatttatttatttgacagagatcacaagtaggcagagaggcaggcagagtggggtggagggaagcagggtccccgctgagcagagagcccgatgggctcgatcccaggaccctgggatcatgacctgagctgaaggcagaggttttaacccactgagccacccaggtgccccggaagaaACACTCTCATACCCTGTAGGCATGTGTCAGTGTCGACAGTCTGAACCAAATCTCAGGCAGGGGCCCACCTGCCCGTGTGGTCGACCCTAACAGTCACACAGTAGGTTACCTGCTGCGTATTTGGCAatcctctttgctttctttttctattgatAAATCTTCCAGATCTTTGATATTAGTGCATGTCATCCTTGTATAAGTCTGAGTGCAAATGCGTGAAAAATTCTGTGGACATTGTTGAAAAATTCTTGGGCTGTAGACAGTGATCAGATCAGACTTATGGGAAATAGCGGTGGATTGAATCACTTGATCCTCCTGCATTCTTGCATCATCAAGTATTAAAGTAACAATTTAGAATTCATGATGGTCTTCAACAGTTGGCATTATTAAATtgattagtttctttttgttcacAAATTTTTGTTCTGATCACTGAAATGGGATctactggatttttttctttttaaggaaacacCTGgagatcttttttaaagattttatttatttatctgacagacagagagatcacaaggaggcagagaggcaggcagagagagagagagagggaagcaggctccccgctgagcagagagcccgatgcggggctccatcccaggaccctgggatcatgacctgagccaaaggcagaggcttaatccactgagctacccaggtgtcctgagattttcttttttttttttaaagattttactcatttatttgagagagagtgtgagtaagagagcatgagcagagggagcagagggagaagcagactccccaccgagccattatggggctcgatcccgggaccctgagattatgacttgagccgaaggcagccctttaaccaactgagccaccaggcgcccctctactgtACATTTTATTTCCCTGTTACCTCATTACTGAGGTGATGGACATTTCTAATATGCAGTATTTTATCTTCTGTTCAatgtgtttgacttctttgcctttTGTATGTGCGTCGGTTCATCTTCACTCCGCCAGCTGACCTTTTATATTGCAGGCGTTGCTGAtacttttccttgtttgtttccttaattatcttcattttaatataGTAGAATTTGcctgtttctagttttttcttttaagattttatttatttatttgacagagagagagagagagagagagacagcaagaaagggaaagggagaagcaggctacccgttgagcaaggagcccaatgcaggactcagacccaggaccccaggatgatgacctgagctgaaggcagacgcttaacgactgagccacccaggcaccccggctgtTTCTGATTACTCTTACTTACttactctttttcttctgggaaaatTCTCCCTATTCCTGCGTCAATAAAATCTCTCTGCGAATCTCGCACATTTAAATCTAGAATGAATTGGCTATTTTCCATGGAATATTGGGGAATACAGTGCATTTTTCCAAGTGATTAACAGTGTGAGCCTGTGTGTAAAGTGTTCGTAATATTTTCCCCTGTGCCTCAAGGACTGCTGTCCCTTGACTGACTTTTCATATTAAATACCAGCCTGTTGAAGGCACTTCCTACCCTTGTCTGTCTGCTTATCGCTCTGCTGGTTAGTGCTGTATTGTCTGGAATAGTATAACTTAAAAATTCTTGATGGGTGTTAGGTAGACCACCACCTTGTTCTTCAGAAGACTGTCCTTTTCTTGACATTTGTTCTGTCTGTTGGGCTTGGAGGAGTACTTTTGTTGACTAGTAAAGAATCTGGGGGATTATGGAATTCTATAAAAATACTACTTGGGagaacttgggtggctcattcagataagcatttgccttcggctcatgtcatgatctcaaggtcctgggatcgagccccacatcaggctctgttgctcagcaggaagcctgtttctccctctctcttgctgtctctctctgtgtcagataaataaataaaatctttttaaaaatactatttgggAGTGGTGACATCTGGATGACACTGAATTCTTGTTAAGAACAATTGGCATCAGTTCACTTACTTCTACTTTGACATTAAGCaacaattttaacatttttcttttcttttttaaagatttttatttatttatttgacagaaatcacaagtaggcagagaggcagacgggggcgggggggtggggggtggcgggggaggcaggctccctgctgagcggagagcctgatgtggggctggctcccaggaccctgggatcatgacctgagccaaaggcagaggcttcaacccactgagccacccaggcgcctctaacaTTTTACTATGAGGATCATTAAACACACTTTAGTCTGCTTTGGTACTGAAATTGGCGTGGATAAATTAGGAACAAGCTTTCAAATGTCATCTCAGTGTAATCCCAAAGGATGGGCTCAGTTCTTCAACAGGGTGTGAGTACACATGCAAATTATTGTCTGTCTTTGTAGAGACTCAGTGTCTGGAGTGTTTGTTGGGAGCTGTGTTTGCCAAACCTATAACAAATTACAGACACTCAAAAGGAAGATAGGAGTTTCATGTCCCATAATGTTTGCATTAGTGCTTTAGGCAGAGTGAGGCACACTTTCCTGTAGGGTTGGTGGGGTCACTCCCCAAATCCCAGTTCCCAGATACCAGCAAAGGAAGAACTTTGTCATCCAGGATTTCTAAGGGTAAGCAATCTCAGGCCTGCTAATGTTCACTCTCATCTGCACACTGGCTAATAGGACTTTCTATGAACCTGGTCTACAGTTCCATTGTGGAAAGAGTTATTAGGACTGACCCAGGCACCTCATTACTCCCTGGACCCACAACAGGAGAGGGGTTCCTCGTCTGTTGTCACTCCACTAAGTCAGTTCTAGAATTAGAATTGCTGGGTTGGGAGCTTTTCTCTGCTTCCTAGGCAGGGACACCCTCGGATGACTGATCTCTTTCAGGGACCAGCATTTAGGGGAACGAATCCACTGAGGGATTCCCGGGCTTGGGCTGGTCTATCCTGCTGCCTTCCCAGCAGAGGAGCTAGAAATGAGTGAAGTAGGGAGGAGAGCCTCCAGAGTGGCTGGTTGGGGATCACTTGGACCAGGAATCAGAAAAAAGGGGATTTGGTAGGGTTTTTGGAGGAAAGCACTGTTGAACTCTGTCTGTTTCACATTATGTGCAAATTCACTCTCAGTAGCATCGTGGAATTCAGTAAAACCCCTTGCAAATTGCATGCCTTGACATGTTCCTCGAGGTTACCAAGGCCCTGTTTACAGTGACACGGTTCTGTCAGAAAGTCTCTTCTGGTATCTTATCATCTCAGTATGTGTGCCTTTGTGTGCTAAAAATTGGTGGGAGGCAACTCTGGGGCTCACGAGTATATAGATTTAGGGGATGTCTGTGTTCTCACCTTTTCCTCATGTCTCAGTTGTATGTTCTGAATATCTTCCTGGTCCATGAAGTGAGACGGAGCACAGAAACTAAAACTGATTCTGTGTTAAAGATATACAAACAAATTATAATTATACTCTTCTATGAAAATGCTCATGCAGCTGGATGTGACTGTTTGTAGTGGCCTGGAGGACTTTAGGATATTGTGGCCAGCTGGATCTTGTAACATTTTGGATCCTCCTGGCTTCTCATGTTTGGGGATGGGACTAGAAGAAAAGGCTTCCATTTTTCCCCGTTTCTGTTGATAAAACATCACGCACTTGTGACCCTGTGCTTCATGGAGTGCTGTGTGCTGTGGTGGGTATTTAAGGAGGAGATGGGAAGTTTTTCTCACAAAGAATTGATAGTCTTAAGATGGAACTGTTTCTTTTATCTGCATAGCATTTCTCCAAGGGGTTCTGTTCCCTGAGGGTAGAGAGACATGGGGACTGGAAGTGATCACAGTAAAAATGTAGCAATAAAGTCCTGTGTTCGTGATGCTCTTACATTCATGAGGGAGTGAGTGTGGCCAGAGAGGACGGGTCTGATGACCCAGGCATAGAGTAAACGTTGAGAAATCAAAAGTCCCATGTGAGTTTCTTACCAACTGAGTAGAGATCGCCAGTGCTGTCcgtctcccccaccctcctgtaCACATATGTGGGATGTTTCAGGACTCAGTGGCCTTTGAGGATGTGACTGTGCACTTCAGCCTGGAGGAGTGGGCTCTTCTGAATCCATCCCAGAAGAAACTCTACAGAGACGTGATGCAAGAAACCCTCAGGAACCTGGCCTTAGTAGGTAAGCATGACGACATTCTTACTTACGAGTCCATTAGTGAACCAGTATGAGTTGTTCATCGGGCTGTTTCAAGAGGTGAAATGTGGAAAGGGGAATATGTTGGTAAATAAATCAGCCATGGTGACTGTTCATCATGGATCTAGAATCTTAAaaactttaatattcttttataatttgtgatttttttcctggtGTGCATTTTAGGAGAAAAATGGGAATACCGTAACAGTAAAAGTCTGTACGAACATCATCAGACAAATCTAAGGTGAGTCCCACTTACATAAGAACATtgtctctgggggcacctgggtggctcagttggttaagcggctgcctgtggctcaggtcatgatcccagggtcctgggatggagtcccgcattgggctccctgctccttggggagcctgcttctccctctgccattctctctctgtgtctctcatggatctcatggataaataaataaaatctttaaaaaagaaaaaaaaaaagaacagtgtctctgggggtgcctggctggcttagtccctagagcgtgcaactcttaatctcagggtggtgagtttcaAGCCCCAAGtagggtgtggagcctacttaaagtaaaaaaaaaaggttggggggcgcctgggtggctcagtgggttaagcctctgcctttggctcaggtcatggtctcagggtcctgggatcgagccccacaatgggctctctctctctgcctgcctctctgcctacttgtgatctctgtctgtcaaataactaaataaaatcttaaaaaaaaaaaaaagaaaaagaaagaaagaaaaaaaagaaaaagaacaaaaaatagttATCCCATGAGAAAAATCTTtgtcataatattaaaaaaaaaaagaagcaaagcaaatcagatcattttcaagtttttatttttaggatattttcatcaaatgttttttctctaaTATGACAGATGttcaatgtttgaaaaataataacatggaGAAAGAATTCAGAAACCCCACTTATGGTTATCATTTTTGATCATAGCTGTGATCAGTTCCTTGCAGAATGGTCCGCATGTACTCAACTTTCAGACAATCAGAAAGcacaaaaaaatacacttttggggggaaaatggtaaaaatgttgaaataacttaataaatatgaaattatgaaGAAGCCATTAATAACATGCTTCTCATTTTTACAGCAGGCCTGTGGTAGAGAGACcctgtaaaaataaagaaggtagTCCATGTGAAGAATCCTTCAGCCAGAATCCAAATCATAAGCAGATAAGTAAAAGTCCTGCTGGAATAAAGCTACGTAAATGCAGTTTCTGTGGACAAGTCTTCAGGCATCATTCATCCTTTAGCAGGCACATGATCTCTCACACTGGCCACAAACTGTATGAATATCAAGAATATGAAGAGAAGCCTTATAAATGTAAGGAATGCGGGAAGGCCTTCAAGCATCGCCAGTCCATTCGAGTGCATGTAAGGacacacactggagagaaaccgtACAAATGCAAGCACTGTGGGAAGGCCTTTAAGCATTGCCAATCCATCCGAAAGCACGAAAGgatccacactggagagaaaccctatgaatgcaAACAGTGTGGAGAAGCTTTCCGGTATCGCCACAACTTTCAAAAGCACGAGCGAACTCACACTGGAGAGCAGCCCTATAGATGTAAGCATTGTGGGAAAGCCCTCAGTTGTCTCAGTTACTGTCGAATTCATGAAAGAACTCACACCGGAGAGAAACCGTATGAATGTAAgcagtgtgggaaagccttcagttACGCCAGTTACATTCGGATCCACGAGAGAACTCACACGGGAGAAAAGCCCTATGAATGCAAgaagtgtgggaaagccttcagttGTCCAAATTATTTCCGAAAACACGAAAAgactcacactggagagaaaccctacgAATGTAAGCAGTGTGGCAAAGGCTTCAGCTGTCCCAGATCCTTTCGAAGTCATGAAAAGAGACACAGGGGCgagaagccctatgaatgtaagATATGCGGGAAGACCTACAGTTGTCCCATCTACTTTCGAAATCATGAAAGGAGACACAGCGGGGAAAAATCCTATGAATGTAAAATATGCGGTAAGTCCTTCAGTTGTCCGAAGTATTTTCGAAAACATGAAAGAAGTCACACGGGAGAGGAGCCCTGTGAATGTAATGATTGTGAGAATAGCTTGACTCCTCTCCCTGTATTTCAAAGACACGTGATAAAGCACAGCGGAGATGGACCTTACAAGTGTAAAGAGTGTGGAAAAGTCTTTGATTGTCCCACTAACTTTCGATGTCATGAGAAGATACACAGTGGAGAAAAGCcatatgaatgtaaggaatgtggcaAAGCCTTCAGTTCCTCCATGTCCCTTCAAAACCATGAAAGAAGTCACAGTAGGAAAAAACCtcatgaatgtaaggaatgtggtaAAGCCTTCAGCTTTCCCTGTTCCCTTCAAAAACATGAGAGAAGTCATACTggggagaaaccctatgaatgtaagcagtgtgggaaagccttcactTACCTCAGTTCTATGCAAAAGCACGAAAGGACTCATAGCggggagaaaccctatgaatgtaagcagtgtgggaaagccttcattTATCTCAGTTCTATGCAAAAGCATGAGAGAACTCACagtggagagaaaccctatgaatgtgagcagtgtgggaaagccttcatcACTCTGTCCAACGTTCAGAGGCACATGATCAAGCACACAGGAGATGGACCCTGTAAGTGTAAGGAGTGTGGCAAGGCCTTCGATTGTCCTAGTTCATTGCGAACCCATGAACGTACTCACACCGGGGAGAAGCCCTATCAGTGTAAACATTGTAGTAAAGCCTTCACTCGCTCTAGTTCTTTACGAAACCATGAAAGAACTCATAATGGAGAGTAGCAAtgtgaatgtaaggaatgtggaaaaTTCTTCGTTCTAGTTCTTTCTGAATACACAAAAGAACCCACACTGGAGAGGAACCTTACAAAGAGAAACAATATGGTAGACTCTACTCCCTATGATGTTCATGTACATGGAATTCATACCAGAGAGAAACTCTCAATGTAGGGAAAGTTGTGCAAGCTTTCATTGATCACACAGTCTTATGGAGGACACAAGAGTGCACACGGGGGAAAAACCATATAAACGTAAAGAATCAGGGAAAGCCATCCATGCATTTCCATGGGAGGCCATGGAAGAACTCATTGGAGAATTCTGTTGAATGTAAACATTGTAGGAAAATTCATTTGCCCCATCTTCCTAAAAAAACCACACGAGAATATACAAGGGATAAATaccttataaatgaaaaataaaggaagctttttaattaaaaaagatgttcaaagtCATTTGAAAACCTGCATTGTAAAGAAACAGTGTAAGTAATACGGGTAAGGCTGATGCAAATTACTGTACAATAAATGCTCCCCCAGACTCACAACATGAAAGAAATGTTACTAACATTATACATAAGTTGTCTTCtgtgactttttctttattcaccaggttttttttttaaagatttttttaaaatttatttatttgacagagatcacaagtagacggagaggcaggcagagagagagagagagagggaagcaggctccctgttgagcagagagcctgatacgggattcgatcccaggaccctgagatcatgacctgagccgaaggcagcggcttaacccactgagccacccaggcgcccctattcaccAGTTTTATTGAGAGAAGTTCACCCATTACTGCATAAGCTTAAGACATGTAGCCTGATGGTCTGATTTACATGTATTGTGAAAAAGCTACAGTGGCTCA encodes the following:
- the LOC125084320 gene encoding zinc finger protein 709-like, translating into MFQDSVAFEDVTVHFSLEEWALLNPSQKKLYRDVMQETLRNLALVGEKWEYRNSKSLYEHHQTNLSRPVVERPCKNKEGSPCEESFSQNPNHKQISKSPAGIKLRKCSFCGQVFRHHSSFSRHMISHTGHKLYEYQEYEEKPYKCKECGKAFKHRQSIRVHVRTHTGEKPYKCKHCGKAFKHCQSIRKHERIHTGEKPYECKQCGEAFRYRHNFQKHERTHTGEQPYRCKHCGKALSCLSYCRIHERTHTGEKPYECKQCGKAFSYASYIRIHERTHTGEKPYECKKCGKAFSCPNYFRKHEKTHTGEKPYECKQCGKGFSCPRSFRSHEKRHRGEKPYECKICGKTYSCPIYFRNHERRHSGEKSYECKICGKSFSCPKYFRKHERSHTGEEPCECNDCENSLTPLPVFQRHVIKHSGDGPYKCKECGKVFDCPTNFRCHEKIHSGEKPYECKECGKAFSSSMSLQNHERSHSRKKPHECKECGKAFSFPCSLQKHERSHTGEKPYECKQCGKAFTYLSSMQKHERTHSGEKPYECKQCGKAFIYLSSMQKHERTHSGEKPYECEQCGKAFITLSNVQRHMIKHTGDGPCKCKECGKAFDCPSSLRTHERTHTGEKPYQCKHCSKAFTRSSSLRNHERTHNGE